The sequence GGGACTGCTGTAGGTGATGACTAATGCTGTTCTCTTGTGCtattgatgatgttgtttcATTGATTACTGAGGTTACCAAAGGCTGTAGGGTTGGAAATCGATCCAGCAGCACATGGAATGAATGAGCCCAACCAGAGGCAAatgctatctgtctgtctgtctgtctgtctgtctgtgcctatctgtctgtctgtctgtctgtcagtcagtctgtctgtctcttcgtctatctgtctgtctgtctgtctgccattcagtcagctccttgtaaaatgtgagtgtggagcagagctggacagagaaggatatcacttgattacatgtaagtatggggaggtcctgtctggacgcacaacaccctagtttctggatggagcgagtgtctcagcgatttgctcatatgccaccagattgagccaagacacagatacatccacactgaagatagaccagacatcacattttacgacgtagactcaggaacaacaaaacagatagatgttgctatggctcatccctggagcaaagataccatcaagggagcgtccacgacatgtggatatgcagcaacaaaacgagaggcaaggaaggaagtaaagtatcgcaaagaatcattaccagatggttctaagccttttgttactcctctggtgttcgaacactttggtcgttggggacccaaagcagaggaatttttaaatgagcttgcaaagaagtccaaagacatgctgggaaggaaaaatgaagcagcgtttagaagctattggagaagaagattttctgtgattattcagaaatgtaacagtagagttgttttaagaaagctatctaggctttcattgaattgtttggatggacaagacaagctagagatggacaaagccattcatagttttattcattaattaaaacgaagaacagtaggagagtagaacttttagtactgcagcaagtgatgtaagtagtgacgtttgatgacaataaaacaaatctgtctgtctgtctgtctgtctgtctgtctgtctgtctgtctgtctgtctgtctgtctgtctgtgtgtgtgtgtgtgtgtgtgtgtgtgtgtgtgtgtgtgtgtgtgtgtgtgtgtgtttacgcGTGTACGCACTGGATTTGTGGTTTCAAACTAACGTTTCTGCATGTAGATCAGTGATGGAAGCTTTGGTTGAAAACTATGGGATGATAAAGTTTCTTCTCGTGTGCAAATTGGCTCATTAGCAGAATGTAACGGGAAATTATTGGTTGCTGAGAAATGGGGTGATCTTCATGTTCTGACAGATGACAACAAAACGTGGGAGACTTTTGTGAGATACCAGGGTGACATACGGCGTGTGGTGGCTTTTCAAGACACGTGTTTAGTGTTGGTTAAAGACGAAGTGAAAAACCATTTTGTAATTGAGCAATTTTGTATGGACGATGAGAGTAAATGGCGACCAGTTACAGTGCTGCCAAATGAACAGCAATTGTCATGTGTATCAGTTGCACTACAGGGCAACTTTCTGTATGCTGTGGGTGGCATAGCCAGTTCAGACTGGAAAAGAGCAAGCACGGCCCACGTTTTCGATCTAAACGCAAATCGGTGGACCATATTGGAAGACATGCTGACAAACCGATCAGGTTCCTCGTGTGTCGTTTTCAATGATTCAGTCTACGTAGGTGCGGGTTGGACTGACAACGCAGAGCCATGTCATACAGTTGAGTGTCTTCGAAAGGGAAGCAGGTATTGGGAAGAGTTCGCTTCCTATCCCATTCCAATGTCTACGATGACATTGATGATGTTGACATCGTGTCAACAGGAGGACAGAATGACGATTATTCACTTTTGAATGAGGTGCAATGGTTTGATgaaagattgatgcagtggcaTCCTCTTCCTCCTATGACACGAAAGAGGAGTTGGCATGGTCTGCTGTCAACTGAGCGTGGAAAGATTATTGCAGCAGGTGGAGAGAGGGTTAGTGCAAAGGACAGCAGTGCTCAGCAGTCTTTGGAGAGTTTGCAAATTAGTGACCTATGACAGTGAGCGTATCACATAGCATCTAAGATGCGTACGTAGGACACAAAGAAATATTTTTGTCTGCTTTTGTCTCTGGCTTAGCTATCTGGCTGTTAACTCGTTCACTAAAATGagttgttttcatttttagtAGATTAAATTCTGTTTGCAGTTTGTAACCGAATTGTGACTGATTATATAGGTAGAGATTTGCTTGTTCTTAGTAATCTGAATTTCAATCAATTATTTGCAACATGATCATAAGTTTTGGAGGTTGTAGAAACGTGGTGGCCATGGAATCGATTGTCCCCAGGTGTACAACAAAAATCAACCTTGCATTCCAATTTTCCGATCCAAATATCTGAATTtagcaaaatttgaaaaattgaagaaTCCTGCTGATGCAGGTTACTAACTGTAATCAATTCCTTTGGGCTTTGTACACTACAATTGGAAATACTTTCGAATGTTCACGTTTTGTACAACTGGTACTTTTGTGTTAGTCTAGTGATGATGTTTGTGAAGCTATGAAACAGACTAATTAAGGCACTGTATTTCTTGAAGCAACGATCTACACAGCAAATTCTAAAACAGGACTAACACTTATGTAATGGGCGAATTTTAGAGTGGTAGTGAAGAGTCTATTGATTAGTTTCGACCTTAGAATATGTGTGAATCGTGTTGAGGTGAATTGAATTGGTTCAGCTCAAGTGCTTGTAGAAAATAGACTCCAGCTGAAGAGGCAAGGAGTATTGTAAACACAATTCCTTTCCTAGACCATCTTTTGAGTCAGCTAGCTCAATGATTCAGCAGAGATCACCAACGTATTGCGTTTGGTTTGTCCTTATAGTTCCAGGTGTTGTGGTAAAAACTTgcaagtgcatgtgcatgccACTGAACCAGCAAAGCTTGATGACTCTGAGGCCTGACCCTGAGGGCCCGGCCTCCCTCACCAGGTAACGTAGATGCGTCCTGCTTTGCTGGAAAGCAAAATGGGAGCACAACGAGGGATcgagaaaaaacaaaaaagacaattaatgtgacaaaaattatttCCTATTTAGATAGGAAtcgtttctattacttttctGTAACCAGTTGTACCTGTCAGCGTAGTATCAGCGACCTGAAACGTCTCAAAACCACATAAGGCCTACAATGGGTCTAGAATGGCTCAATGGACTTGCACTTCAACTATAGATTAGGATGCAATTTTGAATAAATATTTGCAAACATCCTTGCATACTTGCTTTTAtgagtatactaattataatATAGCAAATTATTAAAACATACCGTCACACCATGCTGTAGACATGAAATTCATCTGGTGATCAAACATTGCTTGTAGTTGACTACTGCTCTGCCAATTATCTTGCTAAGTATTTGAAGGTTGTGTTCTTGCCCTGAATTTACTTCATTATACTTTGACAAACAATTTactttacaaacaaacagcaagacaacCTAGATCCTAGTAAATGACCATGCAAAGTCAAACTTTGACAACCcttcaataattttaaatCAGAGAGTTTCCAGTTAGAAATGAAATCTATTAGCATTTAACACCATAGATAACACATTTACAAAACACATTGTCATTTTTTCTGATTAGTGTGCACTGAGTATACGTAGCTAGCAACAGACTATTTTGTAATGATACCGTACTGTACTGATAGCTCTAGAAACCAAAtcacagatgggcagacatgCTCCTCCAAACTGCCGCTGAAAACAGCTTCAGCCTGAGGTCTGCAACCTATGGTACACATTACCCTGATCATTGCTGCTTGGTTGACTCTGTTACCAAATTCATCACTTCTTTTAAGCAATGCTGTTGCAGCTTGTATGAAAGTATCACTGATTTCGTCTTTTATCACTTTCATCTTGTCTATGAAAAAGTCAGCTGACAATTCCAACATAAGTTTTTGCCAACAATGAGAAACTTTCTTGGCTACATTCACAATATCATCAGGGGTGCATCTGGTGTTTGCATTTGACGTCAGTCACAGTTCTTGTGTTTCTGATACAGTGTCTTCCTGATCATAAAATGCATGATCTTGCTACATCCATTCtgtatacaaatacaaatataccAGTACATACTATAATAGCAAACATGGACTCGATCGTCTATAACCATTGAAATTTAATTCAGTCAACACAAAAATCCCAGCAAATATGCATGCATGAGCACTGCCATCAGAGTGCAGTTTGTCTTGGGGGAGACAATCCATTCCTCAATgattaaattttagttttataAATAAAAACCAAACCAAACTGGAAGTTGTCAAAACTTGTCTAATCAAACCCAATATGTTGCTGGAGATGCAGTTTGCTATTACAAACAGCAGAAGACATTGACAGCCTGACTAATGTAAAGACTAATACCAAACTAGTTCATCAAGAACTTCCACTCACGTTGTCTTCTTGGATGTCCTGGACGAGACGAGACGATATCACTAAACTGACTGTTTGATCGCCCTGcttaatatcaacattacagaCATTCGTAGGGTGGTCATCACCATGCTTGAACTCCAcaggtaattaattacatcAATTTCCTCGTCCAAGCTTATCCATTTGTCCCAAAAGTCAGCAGCAGGTATGATTTGAAAACATATCTATTTAATATATCCATTAGACAACGcactacagtatatatacatgtatgcatacaaacatgcacTATTTAGCGGTAGTTGTGTCACAGCTCTCCAATCACCACTTGTAATACTAAATTCAATATTGCCTTCAAACTTTCTCGACTTAGACGCAAGACATGACGCTTTGGCAATAAACGTTCTTCCTTACTTATCGTTCGCTaacacgtacagtacagtgtagggtaatccggggtaattcAGCACACCTTTTAGTTACATGACCCGTATCTTCTGCAAGAGATTGCGTCCCGCGTTTACCTGCGTAtggattctttgtttgctactgTAGTATACGTGGATGGCTGTTCTTGGCACCATGCAACTATACAAGCAAGCGGCTGGACGCTTTCTGCACTAGGGTCAAATATTAGGAGTGGGGCTATTCCGCACAGTTGCCGTTTCTCCCTCTG is a genomic window of Corticium candelabrum chromosome 11, ooCorCand1.1, whole genome shotgun sequence containing:
- the LOC134186672 gene encoding kelch-like protein 2, which produces MDDESKWRPVTVLPNEQQLSCVSVALQGNFLYAVGGIASSDWKRASTAHVFDLNANRWTILEDMLTNRSGSSCVVFNDSVYVGAGWTDNAEPCHTVECLRKGSRYWEEFASYPIPMSTMTLMMLTSCQQEDRMTIIHF